Proteins encoded by one window of Aphidius gifuensis isolate YNYX2018 linkage group LG2, ASM1490517v1, whole genome shotgun sequence:
- the LOC122848352 gene encoding nitric oxide synthase, salivary gland produces the protein MKDQQETTVVQKKPTKLRNLIHKTEAFDSLNPRGTEKTQCSSQVCLGSIMTLPFHGSEPRKKEELLIHAKDFLEQYFTSIRRLNSEAHQSRWDSVQKEVIATGTYQLSETELVFGAKLAWRNAARCIGRIQWSKLQVFDCRYVTTTSGMFEAICNHIKYGTNKGNIRSAITVFPQRIDGKHDYRIWNTQLIGYAGYKNKDGSILGDPASVEFTEMCFKLGWRGPRSGIRTRFDILPLVLSANGHDPDYFDIPAELVLEIPIKHPTYEWFESMQLKWFAVPAVSSMVFDCGGIEFTAAPFNGWYMSTEIGARDLCDVNRYNLLQEIATRMGLDTRTSMTLWKDKAMIEANVAVLYSFQIKNVTIVDHHTASESFMKHYENEMRLRKGCPADWLWIVPPLSGSATPVFHQEMALYHLKPSYDAQDPAWRTHIWKKGRDKKSTSKKPRRKFHFKQIARAVKFTSKLFGRALSRRIKATVLFATETGTSQMYAEKLGELLGHAFHSQVLSMAEYDISNIEHEALLLVITSTFGNGDPPENGEAFAQNLYAMKMNETYTNNENKISLATSKSFIKANSQTEVGNSRKLDRLDSLRGSTTESQNEDTFGPLSNVRFAVFALGSSAYPNFCAFGHYVDNLLGELGGERLLRLSQGDEMCGQEQAFRKWAADTFTVACETFCLDDDDTLLEVALSLGSEALTPSTVRFIEADPQPIAKSLNKCHNRNVTTCNMLKKTDLSGDDSGATTLLLELDDLAGMEIPYKPGDHLGVFACNKIELVEGILERLEPTMNFDTPMELQTQKQSHTPNGTVKTWVPHEKFSPNSLRMLLTRFLDITTPPTPNLLRYFASIATNQKEKAQLNLLATDSAAYEDWKHWKYPNVLEVLQEFPSVQPFAPLFVLHLTTLQPRFYSISSSPLIHKGQIHLTVAIVQYKSQDGTGPIHYGVCSNYLNEINDGEPLYVFVRSASSFYMPPNLSSPMILVGPGTGIAPFRGFWHHRYAQKQLDNSQEFGKIWLFFGCRQKNLDLYRKEKQDMMDAGVLDKVFLALSREVGHKKTYVQDLILAEASQIFNMLVYEMGHFYVCGDCTMAEDVYQTLKQIIQTHGQMNDKEVEAYMLSLRDQNRYHEDIFGITFRTAEVHNRSRETARNRLAIEPNLN, from the exons atgaagGACCAACAAGAGACAAcagttgtacaaaaaaaaccaacaaaattgcgaaatttaattcacaaaaCAGAGGCATTTGATTCATTAAATCCCAGGGGTACTGag aaAACACAATGTTCCAGTCAAGTTTGTCTTGGAAGTATAATGACCCTTCCATTTCACGGTTCAGAGCCAcgtaaaaaagaagaattacTAATTCATGCTAAAGATTTTTTGGAGCAATATTTTACATCAATACGaag attaaaTAGTGAAGCTCATCAATCACGTTGGGATAGTGTACAAAAAGAAGTTATAGCAACTGGTACATATCAATTGAGTGAAACTGAATTAGTATTTGGTGCAAAATTAGCATGGAGAAATGCAGCACGTTGTATTGGTCGTATACAATGGTCAAAACTTCAAGTATTTGATTGTCGTTATGTAACAACAACAAGTGGAATGTTTGAGGCAATATGTAATCATATTAAATATGGTACAAACAAAGGAAATATAAG atcAGCAATAACTGTATTTCCTCAACGTATTGATGGTAAACATGATTATAGAATTTGGAATACACAATTAATTGGCTATGctggatataaaaataaagatggtAGTATACTTGGTGATCCAGCAAGTGTTGAATTTACCGAG atgtGTTTTAAATTGGGATGGCGAGGACCACGTTCTGGTATTCGTACACGTTTTGATATATTACCACTTGTATTATCAGCAAATGGACATGATCCAGATTATTTCGATATACCAGCTGAGCTTGTTCTTGAAATACCAATAAAACATCCAAC atatgAATGGTTTGAAAGTATGCAGTTGAAATGGTTTGCTGTACCAGCTGTATCATCAATGGTATTTGATTGTGGTGGTATTGAATTTACAGCAGCACCATTTAACGGATGGTACATGAGCACTGAAATTGGTGCACGTGATTTGTGTGATGTTAATCGTTACAATCTActtcaa GAAATTGCAACGAGAATGGGTCTTGATACAAGAACATCAATGACTCTTTGGAAAGACAAAGCAATGATTGAAGCAAATGTTGCTGTATTGTATAGCTTTCAG aTAAAAAATGTGACAATTGTTGATCATCATACAGCATCAGAATCATTTATGAAAcattatgaaaatgaaatgCGTCTTAGAAAAGGTTGTCCAGCTGATTGGTTATGGATTGTACCACCATTATCTGGTTCAGCAACACCAGTATTTCATCAAGAAATGGCACTTTATCATTTAAAACCATCATATGATGCACAGGATCCAGCATGGCGAACTCATATATGGAAAAAAGGgagagataaaaaatcaacaagtaaaaaaccaagaagaaaatttcattttaaacaaattgcaag agcagttaaatttacatcaaaattatttggaCGTGCATTATCACGTAGAATAAAAGCAACAGTATTATTTGCAACTGAAACTGGTACATCACAAATGTATGCTGAAAAATTAGGTGAATTACTTGGTCATGCATTTCATTCACAAGTATTAAGTATGGCTGAATATGATATTAGTAATATTGAACATGAAGCATTACTACTTGTAATAACATCAACATTTGGTAATGGTGATCCACCAGAAAATGGTGAAGCATTTGCACAAAATCTTTATGCaatgaaaatgaatgaaacatatactaataatgaaaataaaataag tttGGCAACATCGAAATCATTCATCAAAGCAAACAGTCAAACTGAAGTTGGTAATTCAAGAAAATTAGATAGACTAGATTCATTGAGAGGTTCAACAACTGAATCACAAAATGAAGATACATTTGGACCACTCAGTAATGTCag ATTTGCTGTATTTGCACTTGGTTCATCAGCGTATCCAAATTTTTGTGCATTTGGTCattatgttgataatttacttGGTGAATTGGGTGGTGAAAGATTATTAAGATTATCACAGGGTGATGAAATGTGTGGTCAAGAACAGGCATTTAGAAAATGGGCTGCTGATACATTTACTGTTGCATGTGAAACATtttgtcttgatgatgatgatacattACTTGAAGTTGCATTATCACTTGGATCTGAAGCATTGACACCATCAACTGTTAGATTTATTGAAGCTGATCCACAACCAATTGCCAAat CTTTGAATAAATGTCACAATAGAAATGTTACAACATGCAACATGCTGAAAAAAACTGATCTAAGTGGTGATGATTCtgg agCAACAACTTTATTGCTTGAATTGGATGATCTTGCAGGTATGGAAATACCATACAAACCTGGTGATCATCTTGGAGTATTTGcttgtaataaaattgaattagtCGAGGGTATTCTTGAAAGACTTGAGCCAACAATGAATTTTGATACTCCAATGGAACTTCAAACTCAAAAACAATCACACACACCAAATG gaACTGTTAAAACATGGGTACcacatgaaaaattttcaccaaATTCATTGAGAATGTTGTTGACAAGATTTTTGGACATAAcaacaccaccaacaccaaATTTATTACGTTATTTTGCATCAATAGCAacaaatcaaaaagaaaaagctcAACTTAATTTATTAGCaaca GACTCAGCAGCATATGAAGATTGGAAACACTGGAAATATCCAAATGTATTGGAGGTATTACAAGAATTTCCATCAGTTCAACCATTTGCTCCACTTTTCGTTTTACATTTAACAACACTTCAACCAAGATTTTACagtatatcatcatcaccacttATTCACAAAGGACAAATTCATCTAACAGTTGCCATTGTTCAATATAAATCACAag ATGGAACTGGGCCAATTCATTATGGTGTTTGTTCAAATTAtcttaatgaaattaatgatgGAGAGCCACTTTATGTTTTCGTTCGcag tGCATCGAGCTTTTATATGCCACCAAATTTATCATCACCAATGATACTCGTTGGACCTGGTACTGGTATTGCTCCATTTAGAGGCTTTTGGCATCATCGATATGCCCAAAAACAACTTGATAATT ctCAAGAGTTTGGTAAAATATGGCTATTTTTTGGATgtcgacaaaaaaatttagatctTTATAGAAAAGAGAAACAAGATATGATGGATGCTGGTGTTTTGGATAAAGTATTTCTTGCGTTATCACGTGAAGTTGGTCATAAAAAA ACGTATGTACAAGATTTAATACTCGCTGAGGCATCACAAATATTTAACATGCTGGTTTATGAAATGGGACATTTTTATGTTTGTGGTGATTGTACGATGGCTGAAGATGTTTATCAAACATTaaagcaaattattcaaacacATGGCCAAATGAATGATAAGGAGGTTGAGGCATACATGTTATCACTTCGG GATCAAAATCGATATCATGAAGATATTTTTGGAATAACATTTAGAACTGCAGAGGTTCATAATCGTTCCAGAGAAACAGCAAGAAATCGTCTTGCAATTGagccaaatttaaattaa